In Pantoea cypripedii, the following proteins share a genomic window:
- a CDS encoding DUF2767 family protein, with protein MQTYDMVFEEACRLVGQCYLELAQRGAATEKDVLATELQNLQLRYRELTGSPNRAVEMAITQLKPC; from the coding sequence ATGCAAACGTACGACATGGTATTTGAAGAAGCGTGCCGCCTGGTGGGGCAATGTTACCTGGAACTGGCGCAGCGTGGCGCGGCGACAGAAAAAGATGTGCTGGCAACGGAGCTACAAAATCTGCAACTCCGTTATCGCGAATTAACCGGCTCTCCGAACCGGGCAGTGGAGATGGCGATTACCCAACTCAAGCCCTGTTGA